A region of Drosophila suzukii chromosome 2L, CBGP_Dsuzu_IsoJpt1.0, whole genome shotgun sequence DNA encodes the following proteins:
- the LOC108016348 gene encoding bomanin Short 3 has product MKFLSAAFLLGLLALTNATPLNPGNVIINGDCRVCNVHGGK; this is encoded by the exons ATGAAATTCCTTTCGGCTGCCTTCCTTCTCGGCCTTTTGGCTCTGACCAACG CCACCCCTCTGAACCCGGGTAATGTCATTATCAATGGAGATTGTCGTGTCTGCAATGTCCATGGCGGAAAATGA